In Caproicibacterium amylolyticum, a genomic segment contains:
- a CDS encoding LacI family DNA-binding transcriptional regulator yields MAVTIKQISELSGVSRGTVDRVLNGRGHVAPEKDALVRRVAKQLGYQPNMAGKALAARKKSYTIGVLLCSEGNPFFEEVIRGVRAAAKELADFGVQVQLHTRKGYNDIRLAEEMHTLAKDLHALVLTPVNSPIVADEINTLTDSGMPVVTVNTDIEGSRRICYVGSDYAAGGRVACGMLRLLTGGKAHLGILTGSLKVLGHNQRIAGFREVMKKNCPNFTLAELETTEDDDIIGYENAKRMLSANPEIDSLFLVAAGVYGVCRAVQDVRRENPPKIVCFDATPPVRELMQANIVQAAIDQQPFRQGYDSVQTAYQCLLTGEPPKKDRILMENQIIIRESILR; encoded by the coding sequence TTGGCAGTCACCATAAAACAGATTTCAGAATTAAGCGGTGTTTCCCGCGGCACAGTGGACCGCGTACTCAACGGGCGCGGGCATGTTGCTCCGGAAAAAGACGCATTGGTTCGCCGGGTAGCCAAACAGCTCGGCTACCAGCCCAACATGGCCGGCAAGGCACTTGCCGCACGCAAAAAATCCTACACCATCGGTGTGCTGCTCTGCTCAGAGGGCAATCCTTTTTTTGAGGAAGTGATTCGCGGAGTACGCGCCGCTGCCAAAGAGCTTGCGGATTTCGGTGTACAGGTACAGCTGCACACCCGCAAAGGTTACAATGATATCCGTTTGGCAGAGGAAATGCACACGCTGGCAAAGGACCTGCACGCTTTGGTGCTGACTCCGGTAAACAGTCCTATTGTTGCAGATGAAATCAACACACTGACCGACTCCGGCATGCCGGTTGTCACGGTAAATACCGACATTGAGGGCAGCCGGCGCATCTGCTACGTTGGCAGTGATTATGCGGCAGGCGGGCGCGTTGCCTGCGGAATGCTTCGCCTGCTGACCGGTGGGAAAGCACACCTCGGCATTTTAACCGGCTCTCTGAAGGTACTGGGACACAACCAGCGCATAGCCGGTTTTCGGGAAGTCATGAAAAAGAACTGCCCGAACTTTACCCTTGCAGAGTTGGAAACAACTGAGGATGACGACATTATCGGTTACGAAAATGCCAAACGGATGCTCTCTGCCAATCCGGAAATCGATTCTCTGTTTCTGGTTGCTGCCGGCGTTTACGGTGTTTGCCGCGCTGTGCAGGATGTCCGCCGCGAAAACCCGCCGAAAATCGTCTGTTTTGATGCTACCCCGCCGGTACGGGAACTAATGCAGGCTAATATTGTACAGGCAGCCATTGACCAGCAGCCTTTTCGGCAGGGATATGACTCCGTACAAACCGCCTATCAGTGCCTGCTGACCGGTGAGCCGCCAAAAAAAGACCGTATTTTAATGGAAAACCAAATCATTATCCGTGAAAGTATCCTGCGGTAA
- a CDS encoding L-fucose/L-arabinose isomerase family protein — MQNIPEVKLGLIAVSRDCFVISLSERRRAALAAACGKKGVNLYEAKTTVENELDMQKVLEEVKAEGCNALCVFLGNFGPETPETLIAKYFDGPVMYAAAAEETGKDLINGRGDAYCGMLNCSYNLGLRHLDAYIPEYPIGTADEIAEMIADFVPVARTLIGLSNLKIITFGPRPQDFFACNAPIQPLYDLGVEVQENSELDLLIAYRAHANDKRIPDVVADMSKELGTGNQYPDMLPRMAQFELTLLDWAEENKGARKYVAFADKCWPAFPKEFGFEPCYVNSRMNTRGIPVSCEVDIYGALSEYIGMCVTGDTVTLLDINNSVPADLYNEDIKTKYSYKLNDTFMGFHCGNTPSCKLCADRAVKYQLIQNRLLENGNTPDFTRGTLEGDIAAGDITFYRLQGTADGQLRSYVAEGEVLPVATRSFGGIGVFAIPEMGRFYRHVLVGKRYPHHGAVAFQHCGKALYSIFQYLGVKDIAYNQPAGNLYKDENPFA; from the coding sequence ATGCAGAATATTCCTGAAGTAAAACTGGGACTGATCGCGGTCAGCCGCGACTGTTTCGTCATTTCTCTTTCCGAGCGCCGCCGTGCCGCACTGGCAGCCGCCTGTGGCAAAAAAGGCGTCAATCTTTACGAGGCAAAAACTACAGTAGAAAACGAACTCGATATGCAGAAGGTTTTGGAAGAAGTAAAGGCAGAGGGCTGCAACGCACTGTGCGTTTTCCTTGGAAACTTTGGTCCGGAAACACCGGAAACCCTGATTGCAAAGTACTTTGACGGCCCGGTCATGTATGCAGCGGCTGCCGAAGAAACCGGTAAAGATCTGATTAATGGCCGCGGCGACGCATACTGTGGTATGCTCAACTGCTCCTACAACCTCGGCCTGCGTCATCTGGATGCCTATATTCCGGAGTACCCGATTGGCACCGCAGACGAAATTGCAGAAATGATTGCAGATTTTGTACCGGTTGCCCGTACTCTGATTGGCCTGTCCAATCTGAAAATCATCACTTTCGGCCCGCGTCCGCAGGACTTTTTTGCCTGCAACGCGCCAATTCAGCCGCTGTATGACCTCGGCGTTGAAGTACAGGAAAACAGCGAACTGGATCTGCTGATTGCTTACCGTGCACATGCCAATGACAAGCGCATTCCCGATGTTGTTGCCGATATGAGCAAAGAACTGGGCACTGGCAACCAGTATCCTGATATGCTTCCGCGTATGGCACAGTTTGAACTGACCCTGCTGGACTGGGCAGAAGAAAACAAGGGTGCACGCAAGTATGTTGCTTTTGCGGACAAGTGCTGGCCTGCATTCCCGAAAGAGTTCGGTTTTGAGCCCTGCTACGTCAACAGCCGCATGAACACCCGCGGTATTCCGGTTTCCTGCGAAGTTGATATTTACGGTGCACTTTCCGAGTACATTGGTATGTGCGTAACCGGCGACACCGTTACTCTGCTGGATATCAACAACTCTGTGCCGGCTGACCTTTACAATGAAGACATTAAGACCAAGTATTCTTATAAGCTCAACGATACTTTCATGGGCTTCCACTGCGGCAACACTCCGAGCTGCAAGCTGTGTGCTGACCGTGCTGTGAAGTATCAGCTCATCCAGAACCGCCTGCTGGAAAACGGCAATACGCCTGACTTTACCCGCGGCACACTGGAAGGCGACATCGCCGCCGGCGACATCACTTTCTATCGTCTGCAGGGTACTGCCGACGGTCAGCTGCGCAGCTATGTGGCAGAGGGCGAAGTACTGCCGGTTGCAACCCGCAGTTTCGGCGGCATTGGCGTATTTGCAATTCCCGAAATGGGCCGCTTCTACCGCCATGTATTGGTTGGCAAGCGTTACCCGCACCACGGCGCAGTGGCATTCCAGCACTGCGGAAAGGCACTGTACAGCATCTTCCAGTATCTCGGCGTAAAGGACATTGCATACAACCAGCCTGCGGGCAATCTTTATAAGGACGAAAATCCATTTGCCTAA
- the xylB gene encoding xylulokinase, which produces MQYLIGIDIGTSATKTVLFDEDCRVIASASEEYPLYQPQNGWAEQHPEDWKHAVLATLTTVLKKSRVQGSDVKGIGLSGQMHGLVMLDENNEVIRPAIIWCDQRTGKECDEIYERVGRERLIQITANPALTGFTASKILWVRNNEPENYARCKHILLPKDYIRFVLTGVFATDVSDASGMQLLDVPKRQWSEEILQKLDIDPALLAKVYESPEITGEVLPEVAAQTGLAAGTPVVGGAADNAAAAVGTGIVTDGRAFTTIGTSGVVYAHTSKVSIDPKGRVHTFCCAVPGCWLVLGCTLAAGLSLSWFRDNFCQNEVGTAKGMGVGAYYLMDQEAKNVPIGANRLLYLPYLMGERSPLLDPDARGAFIGLSGIHTKRDMLRAVMEGVTYSLRDCYEVLKEMGVHIDEMMACGGGGTSPLWRQMLADVYNCQVNTVQSEGPALGVAILAGVGAGMFPSVPEACARFLGKDKTCEPIAENVPQYEHFYKIYNKLYGDLKDSFHLLAE; this is translated from the coding sequence ATGCAATATCTGATTGGTATCGACATTGGCACTTCCGCAACAAAAACTGTTCTATTTGATGAGGATTGCCGCGTAATTGCAAGCGCAAGCGAAGAATATCCGCTGTACCAGCCGCAGAACGGCTGGGCTGAACAGCATCCGGAGGATTGGAAACATGCCGTCCTCGCAACCCTCACCACTGTTCTGAAAAAGTCCCGTGTACAGGGCAGTGACGTAAAGGGTATTGGCCTGTCCGGCCAAATGCACGGCCTTGTTATGCTGGATGAAAACAATGAAGTTATCCGCCCGGCAATTATCTGGTGTGACCAGCGCACCGGCAAAGAGTGCGATGAAATTTACGAACGCGTTGGCCGTGAACGCTTGATTCAGATCACCGCCAACCCGGCACTGACCGGTTTCACCGCTTCTAAGATTCTTTGGGTTCGTAACAATGAGCCTGAAAATTACGCCCGCTGCAAACACATCCTGCTGCCAAAGGATTATATCCGTTTCGTGCTGACCGGTGTTTTCGCGACTGATGTCAGCGATGCCTCCGGCATGCAGCTGCTGGACGTTCCGAAGCGTCAGTGGAGTGAAGAAATCCTGCAGAAACTGGATATTGACCCCGCACTGCTTGCAAAAGTGTATGAATCCCCCGAAATCACCGGTGAAGTGCTGCCGGAGGTTGCGGCGCAGACCGGCCTTGCCGCCGGAACACCGGTTGTCGGCGGCGCTGCCGACAATGCGGCGGCGGCTGTTGGCACAGGGATTGTAACGGACGGCCGTGCATTTACCACAATCGGTACCAGCGGCGTCGTTTACGCGCATACCTCCAAGGTTTCCATTGACCCCAAAGGCCGCGTGCATACTTTCTGCTGTGCAGTTCCCGGCTGTTGGCTGGTTCTGGGCTGTACGCTTGCTGCCGGCCTGTCCCTGAGTTGGTTTCGCGACAACTTCTGCCAAAATGAAGTTGGAACAGCAAAGGGCATGGGCGTAGGCGCTTACTATTTAATGGATCAGGAAGCCAAAAATGTGCCGATTGGCGCAAACCGCCTGCTGTACCTGCCCTACCTGATGGGCGAGCGCTCCCCGCTGCTTGACCCAGACGCGCGCGGTGCGTTCATTGGTTTGTCCGGCATTCACACCAAGCGTGATATGCTGCGTGCCGTAATGGAGGGCGTTACCTATTCCCTGCGTGACTGCTACGAAGTGCTCAAAGAAATGGGTGTGCACATTGATGAAATGATGGCTTGCGGCGGCGGTGGAACCAGCCCGCTGTGGCGCCAGATGCTGGCGGATGTTTACAACTGCCAGGTCAACACCGTGCAGTCCGAAGGACCGGCACTGGGTGTTGCCATTCTTGCCGGTGTCGGTGCGGGGATGTTCCCAAGCGTGCCGGAAGCCTGCGCACGCTTCCTCGGCAAAGACAAGACCTGCGAACCAATCGCAGAAAATGTGCCGCAGTACGAGCATTTCTACAAGATTTACAACAAATTGTACGGTGATTTGAAAGACAGCTTCCATTTGCTGGCAGAATAA
- a CDS encoding elongation factor G, which translates to MAEIPAMTSVGILAHVDAGKTTLSEQMLYQSGALRKAGRVDRQEAFMDYSDIERQRGITVFADQAAFTVGDRRFTLLDTPGHVDFSGEMERCLSVLDCAVLVVSSVEGIQGHTRTLWRLLREQQVPTMLFLNKIDRTGARPKEIVQEFCKELTAPCVDFTGGLHQDGTMEESLAEAAANFDDTLLETYLEKGYIPELWLANVQKLFSSRKLVPVFTGAALSGEGVDSLLCGLSLLTQLPQGKADEPFQAKAYKVRHDNGGRIVFLRVQSGELHPKDLLRVPGEEQTEEKCNELRIYQGGRYTLAPKVGPGEFCAVTGVKNLNPGDTAGEGAKRGGAFSLQPMLSARVLFDSAVPAKTVLACFRELEDEEPLLHVRWNEPLQELEVQVMGKVQLEVLTQLVQERYHLAVTFGKCSILYRETIAAPVVGCGHFEPLRHYAEVHLLLQPGAPGSGITFSSRCPQDVLAGNWQNLIGTHVLEKEHRGVLTGAPLTDVRVILLSGRAHLKHTEGGDFREATYRAIRQGLMQAQSVLLEPWYAFTAEVDFALSGRVISDIQRMHGTCEPPEETNGHALLRGFAPVSELMSYPAELTAFTKGQGSISLSFCGYKPCHNAQQVVEQAAYEPERDVENTPDSVFCSHGAGYPVKWREASAHMHLPVESATSQH; encoded by the coding sequence ATGGCAGAGATACCGGCAATGACTTCTGTGGGCATTCTGGCGCATGTGGATGCAGGCAAAACCACACTTTCTGAACAGATGCTGTATCAGTCCGGTGCACTGCGTAAAGCCGGGCGCGTTGACCGGCAGGAAGCATTTATGGATTATTCGGATATTGAACGGCAGCGGGGCATTACGGTGTTTGCAGATCAGGCTGCTTTTACAGTGGGGGACAGACGCTTTACTCTGCTGGACACTCCCGGCCATGTGGATTTTTCGGGAGAAATGGAGCGCTGCCTCAGTGTGCTGGACTGTGCAGTTCTGGTAGTCAGCAGCGTGGAGGGGATACAAGGACACACACGCACACTTTGGCGGCTCTTGCGGGAGCAGCAGGTTCCAACCATGCTGTTTCTCAACAAAATTGACCGAACCGGTGCCAGGCCAAAGGAAATTGTTCAGGAGTTTTGCAAAGAACTTACCGCACCATGTGTGGATTTTACAGGTGGTTTGCATCAGGATGGCACCATGGAAGAATCACTTGCGGAAGCGGCGGCAAATTTTGATGACACGCTGTTGGAAACCTATTTGGAAAAGGGATACATACCGGAGCTTTGGCTTGCAAACGTGCAAAAACTGTTCAGCAGCCGCAAATTGGTTCCGGTGTTCACCGGTGCCGCACTTTCCGGTGAGGGAGTAGATTCGCTGCTCTGCGGCCTTTCTCTGCTGACACAGCTGCCGCAGGGAAAAGCGGACGAGCCGTTTCAGGCAAAAGCTTATAAAGTCCGTCATGACAATGGCGGCCGAATTGTTTTTCTGCGGGTACAGTCCGGCGAACTGCATCCCAAAGATTTGCTGAGAGTTCCGGGGGAAGAGCAAACGGAAGAAAAATGCAATGAACTGCGCATTTATCAGGGCGGCCGTTACACGCTTGCGCCGAAAGTCGGGCCGGGAGAGTTCTGTGCGGTGACCGGTGTGAAGAATCTGAATCCCGGTGACACCGCCGGAGAAGGTGCCAAACGCGGCGGCGCTTTTTCTTTGCAGCCCATGCTTTCCGCGCGGGTGCTGTTTGACAGCGCCGTTCCGGCAAAAACAGTGCTCGCCTGCTTTCGAGAACTGGAGGATGAAGAACCGCTGCTGCACGTTCGGTGGAATGAACCGCTGCAGGAACTGGAAGTGCAGGTAATGGGCAAAGTACAGCTGGAGGTGCTGACACAGTTGGTGCAGGAGCGTTATCATTTGGCGGTCACTTTCGGCAAATGTTCCATTTTGTACCGTGAAACGATTGCCGCGCCGGTGGTGGGGTGCGGGCATTTTGAACCGCTGCGCCATTACGCGGAAGTTCATTTGCTGCTGCAGCCCGGCGCCCCCGGCAGCGGAATTACCTTCAGCAGCCGCTGCCCGCAGGATGTTTTGGCGGGAAACTGGCAGAACTTAATTGGCACACACGTGCTGGAAAAAGAACACCGCGGTGTGCTGACGGGTGCTCCTTTAACGGATGTGCGGGTCATCTTGCTTTCCGGCAGGGCGCACCTGAAGCACACGGAGGGCGGTGACTTCCGCGAGGCGACCTACCGGGCCATTCGGCAGGGACTTATGCAGGCACAGTCCGTATTGCTGGAGCCATGGTATGCTTTCACGGCGGAGGTGGACTTCGCCCTTTCCGGTAGAGTGATTTCAGATATTCAGCGGATGCACGGTACCTGTGAGCCGCCGGAGGAAACAAACGGTCATGCGCTGCTGCGTGGTTTTGCACCGGTTTCGGAGCTGATGAGTTATCCTGCGGAATTGACTGCATTTACAAAAGGGCAGGGCAGCATTTCACTTTCGTTCTGTGGTTACAAACCATGCCACAATGCACAGCAGGTGGTGGAGCAGGCAGCGTATGAGCCGGAACGGGATGTGGAAAACACACCCGATTCTGTGTTTTGTTCGCACGGCGCGGGCTACCCGGTCAAATGGCGGGAAGCATCCGCACACATGCATCTGCCAGTGGAATCCGCAACATCACAACACTGA
- a CDS encoding DUF4867 family protein — MEIQKIDTPAFVPYGRVLTDFDCSALQKAMEKLTAPNNVIYEPGISALESLPIAQEVSERLFGGLPTQVGYCNGENHQLDAVEYHRSSEINYAATDLILLLGQEQDIDPETHQYDTAKMEAFLVPAGTLLEVYATTLHYAPCSVNGKFRCMVALPKGTNEPLKFVPQKSGEDALLFAQNKWLIAHPESGLDKDGAFIGLTGKNLRV, encoded by the coding sequence ATGGAGATTCAAAAAATAGACACTCCGGCGTTCGTCCCTTACGGCCGGGTCCTCACAGATTTTGACTGTTCTGCTTTGCAGAAGGCCATGGAAAAACTGACCGCTCCCAACAACGTAATCTATGAGCCGGGCATTTCTGCACTGGAAAGTCTGCCGATAGCGCAGGAAGTTTCCGAGCGGCTTTTCGGCGGCCTGCCGACGCAGGTCGGCTACTGCAACGGTGAAAACCATCAGCTGGACGCTGTGGAGTACCACCGCAGCAGTGAAATTAATTATGCTGCAACTGATTTGATCCTGCTGCTTGGCCAAGAGCAGGACATCGACCCTGAAACACATCAGTACGACACTGCAAAAATGGAAGCTTTTCTGGTTCCGGCAGGCACACTGCTGGAGGTTTACGCAACCACCCTGCATTATGCACCGTGCAGCGTAAACGGCAAGTTCCGCTGTATGGTTGCCCTGCCAAAGGGCACCAATGAGCCGCTGAAATTTGTGCCGCAGAAGTCCGGCGAGGACGCACTGCTGTTTGCACAGAACAAGTGGCTGATTGCCCACCCGGAAAGCGGATTGGACAAAGACGGCGCTTTTATTGGCCTGACTGGCAAGAATTTGCGCGTATAA